From the genome of Rhododendron vialii isolate Sample 1 chromosome 10a, ASM3025357v1:
agaggaggaggaggaggagtgtgGCTGAGGTCGAGAGTAAAGAGAAAGGACGAGATGGGGAAGGAAGCACGACGACGGAGGTGGAGGAACCCACCGGCGCCGGAAGAAGAAGTAGcgtagagagagagtgtgtgtgtctGAGTGTGTAACTATGTATGGAAGAAGTAAATGGGGCGAAGTCCGATGTACACCTAACTCGTGTCGAGTTTTCATTAATCGAAACTCTGCCATTACAAAAGTTTCAGAGATGCGAGTTTTCATTAATCGAAACTCTGCCATTACAAAAGTTCGCGGCTATGAGCGAACGTTCGCGGCCATATACAAAATGATTGCGGCCCGAGTTGTAGAAGCGTGGTTGCATTTCACGCTTTTCAAATGGTGGAACTTCGTTACCTtataggctttgtttggatagATGTTGATTTTAAATGAATGGGTTCGCCATTATTATATAGTTATGGATAGCTCAGATATGGAAATCGATATTGAGTTTAGGAGGTTTATCATGATTGAAGTAACTATATAATAGGAGTGATTAGAGATCCTTGATCTTGAAGATTGTAGCTATACAAGAATCAAATGTTCTAGCTCCAGTCTACTCTAGTTTCATATGCTTGTAAAATTGAACATAAAATCTCTTCATATGAATTCCACGTCTCTCCATACGGAGCCtagggtatgtttggttggatggaatcaAAATTGGAATGGAATAGTCATTCCAATGACTTACTTATTTCaatgtttggttcaccattGAATAATGGAATGATGATTCCAAATAGAATCACTATTCACCTTAGTGaaggaattgtcattccattcaaaaaactaaggaattgttattccatttctttgtcACACCAAAATTTACTAGTGCCACTTCAACATTCACTAttgccacaccaaaaattactattaccactccaaaaaatgctattgccactccaaaaattactattgtcactTCAAAAATTGCTATTACTATACTATTCCATTGGAGATGAGAATGACTGTTACTAAGCacaaccaaacatgagaatgaGAATAATTATTCCATTCTCAATTCCTCCAATTCTATTCCATTCTTAATTCCATTCCTATTCACATTCCATTCCAACCAAACGCACAAATGTTTTCCTTTGTCTAACATTTGCAGATCCTTTAGAGAGAGGGGCAGGTACTGCACGAACTTGTACATGCCGtgggggagaaaaaaaaataaaatcttacaATGGGGATTCTATTCGTAACTCTTGCTGTTTGGTTGGTGTTTGAGAAACCTGACTCTAAATGTATAATGGTGTTTGTCAACCCTGAGGTACCCAACGATAGTAACTTACGACAACCAGTGGTGCGCCCCTGCACTGTGGTGAACACTTAACTCATGACCCTATATGCTAAGACCTTGAGTTGTGATCCAGTATTTCTTCCTTTTGCttcattgttttgatttttgtttgatCTCGTAATTATTCGTTCCTTGTTTGCAAATTGGAATGTGACATGGTCGGTTTATTAGTGCAATCCATTTCATTTGCTTCATTTGACTAATTGACATTAAATTAAGTACATATGCTGAGGTTTACATGGGAATCATCTTTAACATCTTGCCATCTTGGATACCTAAGCATACGAGTCATAGGTTGGCATCGAATAAAATTCGAAGAACCCAGTCTTTCCACTTGGTTTTACCTTTCCTCAATTTACTACTCCTTGAGAATGATTTTTATTTCTATGATTGTGTATCTCTTTGTGGCAGGCTTTCTTATTATTCTTACCATTCCGGCACTCGATGAGAAGTATGAAAACAACAATGTCAATAGAAATATCCTAATCGGTTGCAGGGAAGTGCAGCTGTTGTATGTGAAATTGGACGTGGAGTGTCTCAGTATGTTTCAGaagtggattttttttggaaatgataCAATGCTTTTGTAATTGTGTGAGTTGAACATCTAGATTTGAGGAGTAATATATGCTTGCAGAGAATGATGTACTGCTTTTGTAATAGTGTGAGTGGAACATCTATTGATTGGGTGGTTGTTATTCACTGTGATTGTCCTACTGCTCTGCACTCCTGTCTGGGATGTTTGATCTGAAATCATTAACTGGTGTGGTTTGGAGTGGGTGACTCCACCCACACTTGGCATTCTTCTTCAATGGTGGATTGATTGGAGCTTCAAGCCAAAGGGAAAATTGATCTGGGACTGCATACCTACTACAATTCCGTGGACTATCTGGAATACAAGAAATGGATGTGCTTTCAAAAATGAAACTTCGGATAGGAAGGAAGTGGTTGAACTTATCAAGTCCAGGATTGCTCTTTGGGTGAAAGCAAAGTGGAAGTCCAATGAGTATTCATTGAATGACTTCATCTTCAGACTGAGGAGCATATTGGAAGCTTCTCATATTACTATGATTCCATGATTTTGATCTTGGGGCTGTGTATATAGGTTGTGGGCTCGGGTTTGTCTTGGTTGTGTCTGAGTTatggggtttgggtttggggtcTTGGGAGTGTCACTCTTGCAGTCTTGGGTGTGTGGGTCTGTgggggtgtggtttggtggtctGGGTATTATGGTGGTTTGAAATTTGCTGGGGTGCGGTCTTGTTGGTTTATGTTTAATGTTCTGCGTCATATAATATGTCTGGTTTGGTataggttttggttcagtttatTGTTTTGCCTGTGTCTACTGGTTTACATTATATTATTGGGTGGTTGGGGTCTTTTGACTTTGTACTACACAAGTCAGTTCTTGGTGAAACATATATTGGTTTGTTCAGCTCTAGCTTCCACTCTACCTATTGGCTACTACGGTACTACCTGGTCTGGGTAGCATTTGCTTGAATTATACTTCCTATTTCTGCGTTGATGTATGCTTCAAGGACTCACGTGCCCCTCACTTGCACATGAAGAGGTAAGTAAAGGATCCATAACACAAAAATCACACGGAAATAAGGCGTAGTTAAGACACAAAAATGAGACAATCAATCAAGAGAGACTTATCAAAAGCCTCCGAACATCCATCCTGTTGCTACATTGAACAACTTGTCTATTCCTTCATCCACCTGATGAAACTATTGAAATTATTGTTAGAACAGCCGCCTCCTTTTACAGTTTCTGCAGACACTTCCTTCAGATGCAAAGCCCTTGCTTTCAATGCCTCATCAGCCAGCAGTTCTTCCACTTTTTCCTTAATTTCTTTGTGTCTGATGATCCCACTTTCATCTTTGTTGAACCACAACCCAATTTTCCAAACATCACAAATGTAGGTCTGGTTAAAAAACTGATCAGCAAAGAAAGGCCAGCACAGGAAAGGAATCCCGTTGCTTATGCCTTCAATGGTGGAGTTCCAACCACAATGGCTTAAGAAACAAGCCACAGATGGATGAGCGAGGACCTTGTCCTGAGGAGCCCAACCTACCATTCGCCCGCGAGTTGCTACTCTTTCTTTGAACCCTCTAGGGTAAGCATCAGTGACCTTTTCGGTAATATCTGGCCGCACCACCCATAAAAATGGTCGGTTGGTTATTTCAAGCCCCATAGCCAACTCTTGGAATTGGATTTGACTGAAAACTGTGAAGCTTCCAAATGCAACGTAGATGACTGATTGTGCTGGCTGTtgatcaagccattccaagcaagTTGAGTCCTCTGGCCAGAAGTGGCCGATAGACTTTCCCAGCCGGTTACTTGCCAAAAGTGGACCTATTGGTAGGAAATTTGGAAATAAGGCAAACGTTGCCGACTCTAGCTCATAACTTGAATTGGAGATCAGCCGGTCTGCAAATTTCATGGCCTTGTTGTTTCTAGTAAAAAGATCGAAAATGGATTTATTTGTCTTCTCATCATGAAAGCATAGCCATGGGAAGTTTTCTGTGTTCATTGAAGGCATGGATGGTGAGAGCTGAATCATCTGATTATTCACCGGAGTTCCTGCTGAAGAAAAAAGGGTAATATTCTGTCATACTGAATAAATAATGGAAGGATAAACAAATTTGTTAACTTGCAACAGGATGCGAAccgcttcttttttgaaatatggGATGTTCTTTCTAATGCTTTGTAGATTCTATGAGGCAGAAAACTTCATCTTTTCCCTACATTTGATCCTTGTCAAATTGCTGTTTTTGCATCTCTATGCTGATTTATCCTGCTGGATTTATACTGATGAATTCTCTATACTTTCTTGTCAGTTATTTTGGTGACATCAGAGGGCGGGAAAATCCCAAATACCTGCATCCATCCACAAGCCAGGGGCAAAGGATAACCACATGGCTACACTGGTGGGATTTATACTTTTCATTACCATTGCTATTTTCTTTGATATTGTTCTCCTTCGATAACAAGAATTCCACTGTATTTTCTCTATCGTCCTATATTTGAAATCAGTTGTAAAATTCTGCACTGTTCGTTTTGTTGTTGCAGACAGATCAAGAGTTAGACTAAAGGTCTTACCATAACTTTCTATAATCCCATCAGCAATCAGTTCCGGAATGCTTAATTGCAAAGCCCATAGGGCAGCTGCAGCAGGCCAGAAGGCTGCTCGCCTGATTCGCATCTTCTCTGCAACTTCCAAGGCCCATCCCTGGCACCCATCTGCTATAACACAAGTGATCTTGTTGTTGTCTGATCCATTAATCTTTTCAATAAGCTCTTCTAGCTTCCCAGGCATGACCTCCCAGGTGGATTCCGTAAGCTTTCTCAAGTCATTCCTATCCTCCCAAGGTTCCAACCCATCCGGGATCGAAACCAGATTTACAATATTCGTTAGAATGTCGTTGTCTAATAACGCGTTCATCACCCTTTCGTGATTGAACTCAGTGTTCAAAAATGTGACTTTGAAACCATGGTGTACCAGGCATTGCGCAAGCTCTAGCAGTGGAATTACATGGCCTTGTGCAGGATAAGGTATGGCTAAAACATGTGTTTCCATCTTTGCTCTTTTACTCAATCTTCGTACTACTTTGGCAGATATGAaggtttaatgtttgtaagtaGTTCAAGGATCGGAAGCAAACAACCCCAGCGTTAACCCGGTGGTTTATTGCTTATCTTACATATTTATGTCcttttctctcccttttttctTAACTTGTAATGGAAGTCTTATTAAAGaacgcctttcaaaaaaaaaaatgtcttatTAAAGAACACCACCGAAAACAGAAGGCCAAGGAGATAACCTTGAGAGCCAATATAAAGAATACAGTGATACCTAAACGTATCTACCCAATCTATATGTATCAAATACTAAGCAATCTGTCCTTTTCCTTTGTCTTTTTCCCTGTTAGGAGCATCTCTCTGTCAGCAATTTGTTTCACTTAAAGCAATTTTATTCTAATTTACATTATGAGTGGAAGCTCTCAATTATGTTTTGTGATTGTCTTATTTGTTGGCAAACAGCATCTTGAGGGATCCATACTTACCTCCAAAATAGACATTAGATTATTAAAGGCACCGATCGTCTGCTCTCAATTATGTTGAATTTCATTTATATGTTGAGATCTGTTTGTCAATTTCTTTTGTGTTTGATCTAGTCGTCAATGTGTGGTGCTAAAGCATCTAACACAAAACtaattggtaatgagtggagatctTACCCAGGCTCATAAACTAGTTTCAGACAACTAAGAGCAAATTCACCCATTGGTGTCAAAGTAGTTTTGCCAGAGTCATTTTTTGGCTTGCTATGGTGTGAAAAGGCCGAAATCAACAATGTTAATACAGCGGTTCGGTTCCTTATTACGGCAATAGCAAGGCAAATGGAAATGGGTGGACTTGCTCTAACCACTTGCAATCCCTAACTTGCAGATGAAGAGGTAAGTAAAGGATCCTTaacacaaaatccatactcAAACAAGGTGCAGTTAAGACACAAAAACAAGACAATCAATCAAGAGACTTGTCAAAAGCCTCCAAAAGTGTGACTCTGACACCGTGTTTAACCGCCTACTTATAAATTTAGAATCAATTAGCAATAAATGAAGAGGCTGCCAGGCTCATACACTAAGTTTGGAGGTAATAATTAACTAATGTGTACAAGCTCTAACCTGTGGTATGCCAGCTTTGTATTCTAGTAGAGTTGTATTTTGTGTGTCGTATATTGAATGGCGCACAAGATGCACAGTTTCATCTGAATGCTATGTTTATGCTTCAGTAATACTACTAGCATGATAGCCTTGCAGCTAGCATAACGTGTGCAATATCAGTCTCcgtttatttaaaattttgatgagaACCACAAAACAGAACTGACATGCATCATGTCGGTACATTGAACAACTTGTCTATTCCTTCATCCACCTGATGAAACTACCGAAATTATTGCTAGAACAGCCACCTTCTTGTACACTTTCTGCAGTCACTTCCTTCAGACGCAAAGCCCTTGCTTTCAACGCCTCATCAGCCAGCAGTTGTTCAACTTTTCCCTTAATTTCTTCGTGTCTGATGATCCCACTTTCATCTTTGTTGAACCACAACCCAACTTTCCAAACATCACAAATGTAGGTCTGGTTAAAAAACTGGTCACCAAAATAAGGCCAGCAGAGGAAAGGAATCCCGTTGCTTACGCCTTCAATGGTGGAGTTCCAACCACAATGACTTAAGAAACAAGCCACAGAGGGATGACTGAGGACCTTGTCCTGAGGTGCCCAGCCGACCATTCGTCCGCGAGTTACTACTCTTTCTTTGAACCCTCTTGGGTAAGCATCATTTGCCTTTTCAATTATATCTGGCCTCACCACCCATAAAAATGGTCGGTTGGTTAGTTCAAGCCCGATAGCCAACTCTTGGAATTGGATTTGATCGAAAACTGTGAAGCTCCCAAATGCAACATAAATGACTGATTGTGCTGGGTGTtgatcaagccattccaagcaagTTGAGTCCTCTGGCCAGAAGTGGCCGATGGACTTTCCCAGCCGGTTACTTGCCAAAAGTGGACCTATTGGTAGGAAATTCGGAAATAAGGAAAATGCTGCCGGCTCAAGCTCATAACTCGAATTGCAGATCAGCCGGTCAGCAAATTTCACAGCCTTGAGGGTTCTAGTATTAAGATCAAAAAGGATGTTTTTTGTGTTCTTGTCTTGAAAGCACATCCACGGAAAGTTTTCTGTGTTCATTGAAGGCATGGCTGGTGAGAGCTGAATCATCTGACTCTTCACTGGAGTTCCTGCTTAAAAAAAGGGAGGGTAATATTCTATCATTAAGAAAACCAAAATGGAAGATAAGCAAATTAGTTAACTTGCAATGTAATTTGGGAACCACTTCTTTTCTAAACTTGGGATATTCTTCTTAATGCTTGGTAGATCCTAACGTGGTTATCATAGTGAAGACAACATATTTATTTTCAGAGAGGCTTAAAACTTCTACTTTCCTCCGTATTTGATCCCGGCAAGGCAATGCTGTTTTTGCATCAGTATTCTAATTTGTCCGGATGGATGGACACTGATGGATTCTCGTTACTTGTCGGGTTTTTTCCCAGTGATGTCTGAGGGAAAATAAATCCCGAATACCTACAAGTGTACAACCACCCAAAAGTGGAGGTATAAGATAACCCGTTACATTGCCAGAAAGAGTTGAGCACAAGATCTCTAGATTTATCATCGGTCTCGATTACAACCTTTAACCGCAGGGCTACCCTGGTGGGTTTATACTGTTTCTTTCCATTGCTGTTTTAGTTGATATTGTAACCTTCGATAACAGGAACTTCAACTGTGTTTGTTCATTTCTATTGACCTATATCAGTAATTACTTGTAAAATTCTgcactgttttttattttattgttgcAGAGAAATCAAGAGTTAGTTAAGAGGTATTACCATAACTGTCTATAATACCATCAGCAATCAGTTCTGGAATGCTGAATCCCAAAGCCCATAGAGCAGCTGCAGCAGGGTAAAAGACCGCTTGCCTGATTTGCATCTTCTCTGCAACTTCCATGGCCCATCCCTGGCACCCATCTGTTATAACACAAGTGATCTTGTTGTTGTCTGATCCATTAATCTTTTCTATAAGCTCTTCTAGCTTCCCAGGCATGACTTCCGAGGTGGATTCCGTTAGCTTTCCCAAGTCATTCCTGTCCTCCCACGGTTCCAACCCATCCGGGATTGTAACCAGATTTACATGGTTCCTTACATTGTCTTTGTCTGGCAATGCATTCATCACCCTTTTGTGATTGAACTCGGTGATCACAAATGTGACTTTGAAACCGTGTTGTACTAGACATTGCGCAAGCTCTAGCAGTGGAATTACATGGCCTTGTGCAGGATAAGATATGGCTAAAACATGTGGTGTTTCCATCTTTGCCTGGCTTAATCACTGAATATGTTTTCTAATATGAGTAGTGCTTCCTCAATTCAATCTTCCTGCTACTTTTATAGGAGCTATGAAGGTATAACCCATGTTACACGGATCCTCCTAGTGCACCAATTAAATATCCGTTTGGGCCATACCGGACACTCGGTTAATGGTGTGGGATTCTTATCTGGCATATTGAATTGGACATACACCAAACAAGAGTGTTTTGTAATTCCAATTTTGCCATAAACACTGCGTTGAACCCCTATATTATGCATGAAATACCCCAAGGAACTTTGTAAACTCTATTTATCTGAGAAAAATATTggcttttttggaaaaaatattttagcaGATCCCCAAGTCGAAATGAATTTTGGATGAAGCAGGCACGCGGACGACACAAGTATCAGAGATCATGCCACATTGAGTACGAATTTTAGATGCTCAAAGTGTGTTCCATTAGGTTTAATATATGTAAGTTGCTCAAGAGATCGAAATCAAGCTGTTCTTCTGTCTCGTGTTGTTTTTTGTGCTCCTCTAGAGGCTTTACTGATGTTTGGTTTATTCACCTGGTCTTACATTGTTCTCCTTGGTATTAtgcttcagttttttttttttggttttggtcttTTAAGGTCTTCTGGTTGCAAATGCAGCAACATTGTTCTATCGAAGTGTTAAGTTTATTATGGATTACTCTCCCCGTGCCATCAATTCCTGTATTGGGTTCGTCCATAATCCATATCAAACTTTGACTGGACGGTGGCAATGGTCCCTGGATTAGTCGGTCTCTTGGACTGGATACGGAGTTTCAAAAAAGTTTGTTAGGGACTGGGATTCAGGTTTGTTATCTCTTACATGCTTCTGTCCTTTTACTTGTCAGGAGAGCATATGTCAAAGGATTTGGTACTGGGGTGGACTGTATCAGTTGGCAGTTACTGAAATATAGATTCTGCGTGCTTGTGCCTGAGTGAGGTTTTTGGGGGCTTGCATGGACCAGCACATGAGAGGTGGAGAGTGATCTTTCTTTCTGTGCACTCTTTTTAACCTTGAAAGTTAGTTGTGCTATCTAGAATATACCTTGAAAAGCTGTCGGTCTCTCGTCGTTTGACAAGATATGAGCATCAAATTGCAGGTATTTGGTTGAAATACTTATAACTCGGATTAAACGTACATCGCATCTATACCCTCACAAAGCACTATTGATTCGGTGAGATCGTTTATCCGACGGGTTTGTATATCTCTTTCACTATTACTTCCGTCAATCAAACAGGTTCTCTGTCGTGAGATTGTATACGTCCTTGCATAAGGTGATCGATTTGATTGTTCAGGCTTCTTTATTGATTGTTACAGGCCCCCATCAATCATGTAGTTGGTGAACCATAAAACATTTTAGTAGTGTACTTTCAATAGGAGTAGCCATGAGTTTGAAATGACACTTCTTAATCTTTGGGCTATTACATCAATGCGGAAAGAGATAGGGGCATAGTTCCGCAGCAAAACAGATATAGAGGGACTGTTTCAGTGcatggtattctgagagcagctatTTTATGTATATTGCCAAATGTTAGGTCTGTACCTCCAATAATTGGAGACTAAATGGGTTCGGCTGTTGTTGTTGTCGTGATCATCTTAtcgatttttcaaaatggacaaatgtAATGGGACATATCAAAATGGAATAATAGTCGAAAACCAACGGACTAGGGAGTAGTTTTCTTCTTGGTCCCATATGTCTAGGAGATGTGTATTTTGTGCTTATTCCTCTGGTAGTTGTCCTGCCTTCCTTGGATTATCTTCACAACGGCTAAAGTAGAATGCAAACAATCAAGTGTTTGGATGGTTTTGTTGAGAAATATGGATGGTGGATGTGAGGAGATAAGTAGTgaaatgacttaattgccctcaCTCTATTATTTTAATGGACAAATTATgttataattagaataaatacatatttatcattaattgggggataaaataaattcaatttatcttaaaaaagtttaaatattattttttattagaataGGGTTTTGAATTGACTAGGGAATAGAGGGTAGTTGGATGTGGGTGGTAGTTGAATGAGGAGTAGGTTCAACAAATTAGTTAGGTAAAATTTTCTATAAACACCACTCATTTCTTCATCTCATCTCCATTAAAATAAGTAGTTTTATATTCTTGTTTTTTGGCATCATTTCAATGGCACACCGGTCttggagagaggaagaggacgAGACGTCgctacaaaaccttacgagccTATGTAATTGACGTAAGGTTTGTTAGCAacgtctcctcctcctcctcctcggagAGCTAGGGACCAGGAGGAATACAACTCAAATTTGCAATTGGCAGCCCAAACTTGCTTAAGAGAAGAGACAGTCAAAAGACCATACTCTCTTTGTCCTGCATTTTTGTGTTCAATGCTTGCCATATCTGGGCACAGTACTTTTAGAAGTTCCTATGTTTTCCATTTGCAGATATTGCCATGCATCCTTCTGGCTAGCTCGCTGAAATTATGTTGGCATTCCCTTTTCGAAATTCTGTAAACGAAGCAACttaacctcttcttcttcttctttttctaggTACGAAAATTTGTGCCAGGGTGCACCAGCAACTTGGGATGATTCTCCGTCTGCAAATTCGCATCTCAGCGTTCTTTGCATGCCTTCAACATTTCCACGTTCAGAGAGATCAAGGTGATCTCAAGAATCATCAAGCGGTCACAATTCCTTGCAAAGTTGAGCACTCTGAAGAAATTGGCACATTGCCGATCGAGGTCAAGAACTTGGGGATTGGAGGAGCCGCCAATGTACGATTGATTTTTAGTGCAGAAATACGAGAATAGCAAAATCGTTCTATTTACGTTCAAAATGGTtctctgtcatttttttttcctttcattctaCTCACTTTATTAGTTGATCGTATAGACTCGTACGAGCATATCTTtgggtatatatatttttaagagCAACAATTTGTAAAAATTTGTACGAGGAAGGGAGAAGGATCCAGCCATGGCTCTACTAGCTCGCCGATGGGCACGGCCATTAGGCTTGACGTTTTCACCATAACCAAGTCAAGTCAAGGTTGTcaccaaaatggaaaaatcatCTAACTCATGAGCTTTAAAATCCCAATCAGCAGAATGGTGATCATTAGAAATCCACTGTATAAGGCAGGCACAATCAGATTTGACACCCTGTATAGCCTGTGAACTGCGCGCATACTAGCGACTGCTTGAGataacatgagagagagagagagagagagagagagagagagagcatgatGCAACCAACGAGGAAATAATAGGGAGCAACAAGAGAGAGCATCAGCGATCAACGAGGAAATAATAGGGAGCAACAAACCAATATGAAACAATACGCAAGTTCAGATCATTAAACCAACAATCAACTAGTAAAGCAGGTATCTATCAAGCAACtccaaatgaaaaaacaaacagcAGCCAAAGCCCAATGCGAAAGAGAAACAAGACAGTAGCCAACGCTCAAACATCAGCGCGTTTCCAACAAATAGTACCCAGCGCCGAATCTAGAAGAGAAACAAGACAGCTAGTATCTCTTTTCCTCCAACGGACAATAGCTAGCGTGATTCGCTTCTTATCTGCCCAATTGAAGAAACATCAGCTCTAAGAgtgatcggaaaaaaaaaatgaatgctCCATAAACAATGACCATTTATGCACCTCAAGCTATTATGAAAACTTGGACATTACAGGCATGAAGAAATCATCGTAGAACTTGTCAGAAACTTAAATAGCCAACTCTACATTCAGGATCCTT
Proteins encoded in this window:
- the LOC131302288 gene encoding UDP-glycosyltransferase 83A1-like, whose translation is METHVLAIPYPAQGHVIPLLELAQCLVHHGFKVTFLNTEFNHERVMNALLDNDILTNIVNLVSIPDGLEPWEDRNDLRKLTESTWEVMPGKLEELIEKINGSDNNKITCVIADGCQGWALEVAEKMRIRRAAFWPAAAALWALQLSIPELIADGIIESYGTPVNNQMIQLSPSMPSMNTENFPWLCFHDEKTNKSIFDLFTRNNKAMKFADRLISNSSYELESATFALFPNFLPIGPLLASNRLGKSIGHFWPEDSTCLEWLDQQPAQSVIYVAFGSFTVFSQIQFQELAMGLEITNRPFLWVVRPDITEKVTDAYPRGFKERVATRGRMVGWAPQDKVLAHPSVACFLSHCGWNSTIEGISNGIPFLCWPFFADQFFNQTYICDVWKIGLWFNKDESGIIRHKEIKEKVEELLADEALKARALHLKEVSAETVKGGGCSNNNFNSFIRWMKE
- the LOC131302287 gene encoding UDP-glycosyltransferase 83A1-like, coding for METPHVLAISYPAQGHVIPLLELAQCLVQHGFKVTFVITEFNHKRVMNALPDKDNVRNHVNLVTIPDGLEPWEDRNDLGKLTESTSEVMPGKLEELIEKINGSDNNKITCVITDGCQGWAMEVAEKMQIRQAVFYPAAAALWALGFSIPELIADGIIDSYGTPVKSQMIQLSPAMPSMNTENFPWMCFQDKNTKNILFDLNTRTLKAVKFADRLICNSSYELEPAAFSLFPNFLPIGPLLASNRLGKSIGHFWPEDSTCLEWLDQHPAQSVIYVAFGSFTVFDQIQFQELAIGLELTNRPFLWVVRPDIIEKANDAYPRGFKERVVTRGRMVGWAPQDKVLSHPSVACFLSHCGWNSTIEGVSNGIPFLCWPYFGDQFFNQTYICDVWKVGLWFNKDESGIIRHEEIKGKVEQLLADEALKARALRLKEVTAESVQEGGCSSNNFGSFIRWMKE